One region of Ananas comosus cultivar F153 linkage group 9, ASM154086v1, whole genome shotgun sequence genomic DNA includes:
- the LOC109715082 gene encoding monosaccharide-sensing protein 2-like, whose amino-acid sequence MSGAVLVAIAASIGNLLQGWDNATIAGAVLYIKREFKLQNEPTIEGLIVAMSLIGATIITTFSGAVSDWVGRRPMLILSSILYFLGGLIMLWAPNVYMLLLARLIDGFGIGLAVTLVPVYISETAPPEIRGLLNTLPQFSGSGGMFLSYCMVFGMSLMPKPDWRVMLGVLSIPSLLYFALTIFYLPESPRWLVSKGRMVEAKQVLQRLRGREDVAGEMALLVEGLGVGGDTSIEEYIIGPANEPTDEHAAPSDKEQITLYGPEEGLSWVARPVKGSSALGSALALASRHGSMVNQNVPLMDPVVTLFGSVHEKLPETGSTLFPNFGSMFSVAENQPKTEHWDEESIQREGEENYASDNGEGDYDDNNLQSPLLSRQTTCMEGGKDVVVPKSANGSVLSMRRNSSLLQGSSSAVNSMGIGGGWQLAYKWSEKETLDGKKEGGFKRIYLHQEGVQGSRRGSLLSIPGVDAPEEGSEFIHAAALVSQSALYSKELLDQGQRPVGPAMVHPSEAAARGPVWRDLLEPGVKHALLVGVGIQILQQFAGINGVLYYTPQILEQAGVDVLLANIGIRPDSASILISALTTLLMLPAIGVAMRLMDLSGRRFLLLTTIPVLVASLIILVISNVVAMGTVLHAVLSTVSVIVYFCCFVMGFGPIPNILCAEIFPTRVRGICIAICALTFWFGDIIVTYTLPVMLNSIGLAGVFGIYSIVCVAAFIFVFLKVPETKGMPLEVITEFFAVGAKQVQAAKE is encoded by the exons ATGTCGGGAGCCGTTCTAGTTGCGATCGCTGCGTCGATCGGTAATTTGTTGCAGGGATGGGATAATGCCACCATTGCAG GAGCCGTCCTCTATATAAAGAGGGAATTCAAGTTACAGAATGAGCCTACTATCGAGGGGCTAATCGTCGCCATGTCACTTATTGGGGCCACAATAATCACGACGTTCTCCGGAGCAGTATCGGATTGGGTTGGTCGCCGCCCGATGCTAATTCTCTCATCAATTCTCTATTTTCTTGGCGGTCTCATAATGTTGTGGGCTCCCAATGTTTATATGCTACTTCTAGCAAGGCTTATTGATGGATTTGGTATCGGATTGGCGGTCACTCTTGTTCCGGTATATATTTCTGAGACTGCCCCTCCAGAAATAAGAGGGTTGCTGAATACTTTGCCTCAGTTCAGTGGTTCGGGAGGAATGTTTTTGTCTTATTGTATGGTTTTTGGTATGTCATTGATGCCGAAACCGGATTGGAGGGTGATGCTTGGAGTTCTCTCAATTCCTTCGCTATTGTACTTCGCCTTAACAATTTTCTATTTACCGGAATCTCCGAGGTGGCTCGTGAGTAAAGGGAGAATGGTCGAAGCAAAACAGGTTTTGCAGAGACTACGAGGAAGGGAAGATGTCGCAG GAGAAATGGCTCTGCTTGTTGAAGGATTGGGCGTAGGAGGGGACACGTCCATTGAGGAATACATCATCGGACCCGCTAATGAGCCGACCGACGAACATGCTGCTCCCTCTGACAAGGAACAGATCACACTATACGGTCCTGAAGAGGGCCTTTCTTGGGTCGCCCGGCCCGTTAAGGGTTCAAGTGCCCTAGGAAGTGCACTAGCCCTTGCCTCTCGCCACGGCAGTATGGTGAACCAAAACGTTCCTCTCATGGACCCCGTAGTTACCCTTTTCGGAAGCGTCCACGAGAAACTCCCCGAAACAGGAAGCACATTATTTCCCAATTTTGGCAGTATGTTCAGCGTAGCAGAGAATCAACCCAAAACTGAGCATTGGGATGAAGAGAGCATtcaaagagaaggggaagaaaaTTATGCGTCTGATAATGGTGAAGGCGATTATGATGATAATAACCTTCAATCTCCGTTGCTTTCCCGCCAAACAACATGCATGGAAGGGGGGAAGGATGTTGTAGTACCAAAGAGTGCTAATGGAAGTGTTTTAAGTATGAGAAGGAATAGTAGCCTCTTGCAAGGTTCTTCTTCAGCAG TGAATAGTATGGGCATTGGCGGAGGATGGCAGTTGGCTTATAAATGGTCAGAGAAAGAAACGCTGGATGGAAAGAAAGAAGGCggttttaaaagaatatatttgcacCAAGAGGGTGTGCAAGGGTCGAGAAGAGGCTCTCTTCTTTCAATTCCTGGAGTCGATGCTCCTGAAGAAGGGAGTGAGTTTATACATGCAGCAGCATTGGTGAGCCAGTCCGCTCTTTACTCTAAGGAACTGTTGGACCAGGGCCAGCGACCAGTTGGTCCGGCTATGGTCCATCCGTCAGAGGCGGCTGCTCGCGGCCCGGTGTGGAGGGATCTCTTAGAGCCTGGAGTTAAGCATGCATTGCTTGTTGGTGTTGGGATCCAAATCCTTCAGcag TTTGCTGGCATAAATGGAGTTCTCTACTATACCCCTCAAATACTCGAGCAAGCCGGTGTGGATGTACTCCTTGCAAATATTGGCATTAGGCCGGATTCAGCATCTATTCTCATCAGTGCTCTTACCACTCTGTTAATGCTCCCCGCTATTGGTGTCGCCATGAGGCTCATGGATCTTTCAGGAAGAAG GTTTTTACTGTTGACTACTATTCCTGTCCTCGTAGCCTCCTTGATCATCTTGGTCATCTCCAACGTCGTGGCCATGGGCACGGTTCTTCATGCAGTACTTTCCACCGTCAGCGTGATCGTCTACTTCTGCTGCTTTGTTATGGGCTTCGGCCCGATCCCCAACATTCTCTGTGCGGAGATCTTCCCGACGCGGGTCCGTGGTATCTGCATCGCGATTTGCGCGCTGACCTTCTGGTTCGGCGATATCATTGTCACCTACACGCTTCCGGTGATGCTCAACTCCATCGGCCTCGCGGGCGTTTTCGGAATATATTCCATCGTTTGCGTGGCTGCTTTCATATTCGTCTTCCTTAAGGTCCCCGAAACCAAAGGCATGCCTCTTGAGGTCATTACGGAGTTCTTCGCGGTCGGCGCAAAGCAGGTCCAGGCTGCTAAAGAGTGA
- the LOC109715544 gene encoding uncharacterized protein LOC109715544 translates to MAAEGGGGSPGSLEARPGILLVGSPNVGKRSLLSRLLSIDIPDTHDLSSGVLCQGWTIDTKYYSADLSIWTAHLDEGFSFRSLPNPRQLAALVMVFDMSEESSFLTLKSWVANTDIKKFEILLCIGNKADLVPGHHAHTEYRRRKQKHRESSSDPHTEYFDYGIDETEGFSLLRDEEPSIEIRKSSLEWCVENNIEYIEACAANADFDKCLSVDGDIQGVDRLFGALSAHMWPGMILKSGNRIATPSLVEKEETTDDESDYEIEYEVLSDGSDEPWQGAAGTSKSSEHEIPTSSSLPNDLAPETVLQQEAEDRAKLTEDNDQKQEANPSSEQKPKAEAEMSGGVEANDNNTNEVDEDEHYGLDDLERLMSEIGNMRANLRLMPDFQRKEMAAKIAMKMAAMFDEGSDEDGV, encoded by the exons AtggcggcggagggcggcggcggctcgcCGGGATCTCTGGAGGCGCGGCCCGGGATCCTCCTCGTCGGCTCCCCCAACGTCGGCAAACGAAGCCTCCTCTCTC GCTTGCTTTCAATTGATATTCCCGACACACATGACTTATCCTCTGGGGTTCTTTGTCAAGG GTGGACGATTGACACCAAGTATTACTCAGCTGATCTTTCTATATGGACAGCTCACCTTGATGAAGGCTTTTCTTTCAGATCGCTGCCGAACCCTAGGCAGTTGGCTGCTCTAGTGATGGTTTTTGACATGAGTGAG GAATCCTCCTTTCTTACTCTAAAAAGTTGGGTTGCCAACACCGATATTAAGAAATTCGAGATATTATTATGCATAGGGAATAAAGCAGATCTTGTGCCTGGCCATCATGCTCATACGGAGTATAGAAGACGCAAACAGAAACACAGAGAGTCATCAAGCGATCCCCACACTGAATACTTTGATTATGGGATAGATGAAACAGAGGGTTTTAGTTTATTAAGGGACGAAGAGCCATCTATAGAAATTAGGAAGTCATCTTTAGAATGGTGTGTTGAAAATAACATAGAATATATTGAAGCTTGTGCTGCAAATGCCGACTTTGATAAAT GTCTGTCAGTTGATGGTGATATTCAAGGTGTAGATCGACTCTTTGGAGCTCTTTCTGCACATATGTGGCCTGGAATGATCCTCAAGTCTGGAAATAGGATCGCCACCCCATCTTTAGTGGAGAAAGAAG AAACTACGGATGACGAATCCGATTATGAAATTGAATATGAGGTTTTATCTGACGGATCCGATGAACCATGGCAAGGAGCAGCTGGAACCAGTAAAAGCTCAGAACATGAAATCCCGACTTCTAGTTCTCTTCCAAATGACCTTGCTCCGGAAACTGTCTTACAACAAGAAGCAGAAGATAGAGCTAAGCTGACCGAGGATAATGATCAGAAGCAAGAAGCCAATCCGTCTTCAGAGCAGAAGCCAAAAGCTGAAGCAGAGATGAGTGGTGGGGTTGAAGCTAATGATAACAATACTAACGAAGTGGATGAGGATGAACATTATGGGTTGGATGATCTGGAAAGGCTAATGTCAGAGATCGGTAACATGCGCGCCAATTTGAGGCTTATGCCAGATTTCCAAAGAAAGGAAATGGCCGCAAAGATTGCAATGAAAATGGCGGCCATGTTTGATGAAGGCAGTGATGAAGATGGCGTTTAG